A genomic region of Synechococcus sp. NOUM97013 contains the following coding sequences:
- a CDS encoding occludin/ELL family protein, which translates to MNRQRLGVLLVLLTLGAVPAVQSRPVICSTTLEAPPPAQEPGMPVEVTRCAPVQSTTALVEERFYTWTAPFASGVDLLHQVTDVLGIAVGGVQGNRFMGFGFPDQTIIWDGTALENTYAVLLEEQSDPVPWRTVDIFNGFDGSLADDARPSVPERATADTTFPPVRALW; encoded by the coding sequence GTGAATCGGCAACGGTTGGGAGTGCTACTGGTGTTGCTCACGCTGGGTGCAGTCCCGGCTGTGCAGTCACGGCCGGTGATCTGTTCAACGACCCTGGAAGCGCCTCCACCTGCTCAGGAGCCTGGAATGCCGGTGGAGGTGACCCGTTGCGCACCGGTGCAGTCCACGACTGCTCTGGTTGAGGAGCGTTTCTATACCTGGACCGCTCCCTTCGCCAGTGGCGTTGACCTGTTGCATCAGGTCACCGATGTGCTCGGGATCGCAGTGGGAGGCGTTCAGGGCAACCGATTCATGGGTTTCGGCTTCCCCGATCAGACGATCATCTGGGATGGCACGGCGCTTGAGAACACGTATGCAGTTTTGCTCGAAGAGCAGAGCGACCCTGTGCCCTGGCGCACCGTGGACATCTTCAACGGCTTTGACGGCAGCCTTGCGGATGACGCTCGGCCCTCTGTTCCGGAGAGAGCAACAGCTGACACCACCTTCCCGCCGGTGCGTGCCCTGTGGTAA
- the pyrE gene encoding orotate phosphoribosyltransferase, which produces MSDRSDTTMDRDVLLNRLAQEAYRHGQFTLASGRSSNHYVNCKPVALSGSGLALLSPAMLALVEADAAAVGGLTLGADPLVSGVAMAAAQQGRALDALIVRKEAKGHGTGAWLEGPLPAAGARVTVLEDVVTTGGSSIKAVNQLKEAGYSVERVVTIVDREEGGAEAMEAAGLQLMSLFRLSEIAARAAELTQ; this is translated from the coding sequence ATGTCCGATCGTTCCGACACGACCATGGACCGTGATGTCCTGCTCAACCGCCTGGCCCAAGAGGCCTATCGGCATGGACAGTTCACCCTCGCTTCCGGCCGCAGCAGCAACCATTACGTGAACTGCAAACCCGTGGCGCTCAGCGGCAGTGGCCTGGCGTTGCTCAGCCCCGCCATGCTGGCGCTGGTGGAAGCGGACGCCGCGGCCGTGGGCGGGCTGACCCTGGGAGCTGATCCTCTAGTGAGCGGTGTCGCCATGGCCGCCGCCCAACAGGGACGCGCCCTGGATGCACTGATCGTTCGCAAGGAAGCGAAGGGCCACGGCACCGGCGCCTGGCTCGAAGGCCCTTTGCCTGCAGCGGGGGCGCGGGTAACGGTGCTTGAGGACGTGGTCACCACAGGCGGGTCGTCCATCAAGGCTGTCAACCAACTCAAAGAGGCCGGCTACAGCGTGGAACGCGTGGTGACGATCGTCGACCGCGAGGAAGGCGGAGCCGAAGCGATGGAGGCCGCAGGACTTCAGTTGATGAGCCTGTTTCGCCTGAGCGAGATCGCGGCCCGCGCCGCAGAACTGACCCAGTGA
- a CDS encoding folate-binding protein YgfZ → MDSLIWDATFPLLRLEGSGCAGFLHGQTSASVNSASEGELIPACWLNATGRVQALLEIQLDDTGADVLVLHGNPELVTQGFDRVIFPADRVRLGPIRDQRRLQRLQQGQLSATEAVLWLDDGAEPPAAWNESTSASAQQLEAWRLREGWPLSDAELNGDTNPFELGLAQWVKLDKGCYLGQETVAKLASRGGVKQQLRSWRSTTAFEEPRLKSGDRLSLNAERAGVITSAARNPQSGQWFGLALVRRQALDAERLEAGAEAIPITLQRPGGFCDPPMGD, encoded by the coding sequence ATGGACAGCCTGATCTGGGACGCCACCTTCCCGCTCCTCCGACTCGAGGGCAGCGGCTGCGCCGGCTTTTTGCACGGCCAGACCAGCGCAAGCGTGAATAGTGCCAGCGAGGGCGAACTGATTCCGGCCTGCTGGCTGAATGCCACGGGCCGCGTGCAGGCTCTGCTGGAGATCCAACTGGATGACACAGGAGCCGATGTGCTGGTGCTGCACGGCAACCCCGAGCTCGTGACACAGGGTTTCGATCGGGTCATCTTTCCGGCCGACCGGGTGCGACTGGGCCCGATACGGGATCAGCGCCGGCTGCAGCGCCTTCAACAGGGACAGTTATCGGCAACAGAAGCGGTGCTTTGGCTGGATGACGGCGCAGAGCCCCCAGCGGCCTGGAATGAATCGACGTCGGCTTCAGCGCAGCAGCTGGAAGCCTGGCGACTGCGGGAGGGCTGGCCGCTGAGCGATGCGGAGCTCAACGGAGACACCAATCCCTTTGAACTGGGCCTAGCCCAGTGGGTGAAACTCGACAAAGGCTGTTACCTCGGTCAGGAGACCGTGGCCAAGCTCGCGTCCCGTGGTGGCGTGAAACAGCAACTGCGCAGCTGGCGCAGCACCACAGCCTTTGAGGAGCCTCGACTGAAGAGCGGCGACCGCTTGAGCCTGAACGCCGAGCGGGCCGGTGTGATCACCAGCGCAGCACGCAACCCGCAGTCAGGCCAATGGTTCGGTCTAGCCCTGGTGCGACGCCAGGCCCTTGATGCCGAGAGGCTGGAAGCCGGCGCCGAGGCGATCCCGATCACGCTTCAACGGCCCGGAGGGTTCTGTGATCCACCGATGGGGGACTGA